A single window of Sandaracinaceae bacterium DNA harbors:
- a CDS encoding sulfotransferase — protein MGNSVASCPPPEPETYANDPRIAPIEQHLARFRRMVPTLDAIHPMGATLPQECLVTMAPSFRSYQFRSASTCPATCSGARRRISRRPTTFIASSCSTSSRAFGVSAGCRSRRRTWVSWTRSSPCTPTRVIQTHRDPVEVIPSVSSLHHVVRGFGSDGLDPRWARRKEYWGSALTRTMASRDQRPDLAQQFTDVHFEELLADPIAGGAGVRALPDALVPSTVDACAHISRRTPRRAWAASVLARDVPAERGRGGREVRRVSRAPWIRRGAKRPQRERASHEHRTRDDQRE, from the coding sequence ATGGGGAACTCAGTCGCCTCGTGTCCGCCGCCCGAGCCGGAGACGTACGCGAACGACCCGCGCATCGCGCCCATCGAGCAGCACCTCGCGCGCTTCCGCCGGATGGTACCCACGCTGGACGCCATTCATCCCATGGGCGCCACGCTGCCGCAGGAGTGCCTCGTGACGATGGCGCCCAGCTTCCGGAGCTACCAGTTCCGCTCAGCTTCCACGTGCCCAGCTACGTGCAGTGGTGCACGCAGGCGGATCTCGCGCCGGCCTACCACTTTCATCGCTTCTTCCTGCAGCACCTCCAGTCGCGCTTTCGGCGTGAGCGCTGGGTGCCGAAGTCGCCGGCGCACCTGGGTCAGCTGGACGCGCTCCTCGCCATGTACCCCGACGCGCGTCATCCAGACGCACCGCGACCCGGTCGAGGTCATCCCCTCGGTCTCGAGCTTGCACCACGTGGTGCGGGGCTTTGGCAGCGACGGGCTGGACCCGCGCTGGGCGCGGCGCAAGGAGTACTGGGGCAGCGCGCTCACACGCACCATGGCGAGCCGCGACCAACGCCCGGACCTCGCCCAGCAGTTCACCGACGTGCACTTCGAGGAGCTGCTCGCGGACCCCATCGCCGGTGGAGCGGGTGTACGCGCACTTCCAGATGCCCTCGTGCCGTCCACCGTGGACGCATGCGCGCATATCTCGCGGCGCACCCCGCGGCGTGCATGGGCAGCATCAGTACTCGCTCGAGATGTTCCGGCTGAACGCGGCCGGGGTGGCCGAGAAGTTCGGCGCGTATCGCGCGCGCCATGGATACGACGTGGGGCCAAGCGCCCGCAGCGAGAACGAGCCAGCCATGAGCACAGAACCCGTGATGACCAGCGTGAGTGA
- a CDS encoding DUF1214 domain-containing protein: protein MLSPTKKFLGDNPDTDYDYVALDPREQYVIRGRKTDVTYLGFCVYSRAEEGGIEVGSNLSDAELELGDDGSFEIHLSAERPAGAKHWLELPERAYAMLVRQYFFDRQRETRAPFTIERVPADMPAPGPLTEAELAEKFARVGQYVIDTADLSASLSVFALMNPVTDARMRKGGEVVDGEVDAERVARNEALLESIDPSVILGHMPTPDIDYTGASFELADDEAVIVTGTARARATGRCRSSTAGSSPPTTAFGGCRSTPPRSRSTPTERFAS, encoded by the coding sequence ATGCTGTCGCCCACCAAGAAGTTCCTGGGGGACAACCCCGACACCGACTACGACTACGTGGCGCTCGATCCGCGTGAGCAGTACGTGATCCGCGGGCGCAAGACCGACGTCACCTATCTGGGCTTCTGCGTCTACAGCCGCGCCGAGGAGGGGGGCATCGAAGTCGGCAGCAACCTGTCGGACGCGGAGCTCGAGCTGGGCGACGACGGAAGCTTCGAGATCCACCTGTCGGCCGAGCGCCCCGCGGGGGCCAAGCACTGGCTAGAGCTGCCAGAGCGGGCGTACGCCATGCTGGTGCGCCAGTACTTCTTCGATCGGCAGCGGGAGACGCGCGCGCCCTTCACCATCGAGCGCGTGCCCGCAGACATGCCCGCGCCAGGGCCCCTGACCGAGGCAGAGCTGGCGGAGAAGTTTGCGCGGGTGGGTCAGTACGTCATCGACACGGCCGATCTCTCGGCTTCGCTGTCGGTCTTTGCGCTGATGAACCCCGTCACCGACGCGCGCATGCGCAAAGGCGGCGAGGTGGTAGACGGAGAGGTCGACGCGGAGCGCGTGGCCCGCAACGAGGCGCTGCTCGAGAGCATCGACCCGAGCGTGATCCTGGGCCACATGCCCACGCCCGACATCGACTACACGGGCGCGTCCTTCGAGCTGGCCGACGACGAGGCGGTGATCGTGACGGGCACGGCGCGCGCGCGCGCTACTGGTCGGTGCAGGTCTTCAACCGCTGGCTCGAGTCCCCCGACTACCGCTTTCGGCGGGTGTCGCTCAACTCCGCCCAGGTCGCGCTCGACGCCGACCGAACGTTTCGCATCGTGA